The following coding sequences are from one bacterium window:
- a CDS encoding YbaB/EbfC family nucleoid-associated protein, which produces MLRQVQQMQGKMSKLQSELETDEVESSAGGGAVRVVATGTQKLLSVTIDPAAAADTEMLQDLVVAAVNEAMEKSKQLAAEKMQALTSGLGLPPGLM; this is translated from the coding sequence ATGCTGCGGCAGGTGCAGCAGATGCAGGGCAAAATGTCGAAGCTGCAGTCCGAGCTCGAGACCGACGAGGTCGAGTCGAGCGCGGGCGGCGGGGCGGTGCGGGTGGTCGCCACCGGCACCCAAAAGCTGCTTTCGGTGACCATCGATCCGGCGGCCGCCGCGGATACGGAGATGCTGCAGGACCTGGTCGTGGCGGCGGTCAACGAGGCGATGGAGAAGTCCAAGCAGCTGGCGGCCGAGAAGATGCAGGCGCTTACGTCCGGGTTGGGCCTTCCACCCGGTTTGATGTAA
- a CDS encoding HAD family hydrolase codes for MSTPKLSAHPALLFDLDGTLVDSVYQHVLAWHEALAVEGLELSVWRIHRRIGMSGGLFLRALVRELGHSLTAEQAERLGRSHTEGIIRRMDQIHPLPGARDLLATLSAMRVPWAIATSGSGKTAAGALAKLGIPAGTPVITRDQVAYAKPNPDLFMAAAERLGVPPHDCFVIGDSIWDLLAAQRAAALGVGVLSGGYGREELEGAGAYRVYDDPADLLAHLDELGIRSGE; via the coding sequence GTGTCGACTCCCAAACTGTCCGCGCATCCCGCCCTGCTCTTCGACCTCGACGGCACCCTGGTCGACAGCGTCTACCAGCATGTCCTGGCCTGGCACGAGGCGTTGGCGGTCGAGGGGCTGGAGCTGTCGGTGTGGCGGATACATCGCCGGATCGGCATGAGCGGAGGCCTCTTTCTCAGGGCCCTCGTGCGGGAGCTCGGCCACAGCCTGACCGCAGAACAGGCCGAGAGGTTGGGCCGGTCCCATACGGAGGGCATCATCCGCCGCATGGACCAGATCCACCCGCTTCCCGGCGCCCGCGACCTCCTGGCCACGTTGTCGGCGATGCGAGTGCCCTGGGCGATCGCCACCAGCGGCAGCGGCAAGACCGCGGCCGGAGCCCTGGCCAAGCTCGGAATTCCCGCCGGCACCCCGGTCATCACCCGCGACCAGGTGGCCTACGCCAAGCCCAATCCCGACCTCTTCATGGCCGCCGCCGAGCGCCTGGGTGTGCCGCCGCACGACTGCTTCGTGATCGGCGACAGCATCTGGGACCTCCTCGCGGCGCAGCGCGCCGCCGCGCTCGGCGTCGGAGTGCTGTCCGGCGGCTACGGCCGAGAGGAGCTGGAGGGGGCGGGCGCCTACCGCGTCTATGACGATCCGGCCGACCTGCTCGCTCACCTGGACGAGCTTGGAATCAGATCGGGAGAGTAG
- the recR gene encoding recombination protein RecR has translation MPQLPEPLERLIQELSRLPGIGPKTAQRLAFHLLRSDRQRADSLAKAIQDVKARIGYCERCYNIAEGGLCAICASARRDASVLCVVESALDVLAVERTAEFNGLYFVLHGVISPIDGIGPEQLHVPQLLDRARTEGVAEVIIATDADIEGEATAVYLQRALLPLGMKVTRPAHGLPVGGDLEYADELTLARAMAGRRAF, from the coding sequence TTGCCGCAGCTGCCTGAGCCTCTCGAGCGGCTCATCCAGGAGCTCTCGCGACTGCCGGGCATCGGGCCCAAGACCGCGCAGCGGCTGGCCTTTCATCTCCTGCGGTCGGACCGCCAGCGGGCCGACTCGCTGGCGAAGGCGATCCAGGACGTGAAGGCGCGCATCGGTTACTGCGAGCGCTGCTACAACATCGCCGAGGGCGGACTGTGCGCGATCTGCGCGTCGGCGCGCCGGGACGCGTCGGTGCTGTGCGTGGTCGAGTCCGCGCTCGACGTCCTGGCGGTCGAGCGCACGGCGGAGTTCAATGGGCTGTACTTCGTGCTCCATGGCGTGATCTCGCCGATCGACGGCATCGGGCCCGAACAGCTCCACGTGCCGCAGCTGCTGGATCGCGCCCGTACCGAGGGCGTCGCGGAGGTGATCATCGCCACCGACGCCGACATCGAGGGTGAGGCGACCGCCGTGTACCTCCAGCGCGCCCTGCTGCCGCTGGGGATGAAGGTGACGCGCCCCGCCCACGGCCTGCCGGTCGGAGGCGACCTCGAGTACGCGGACGAGCTCACCCTGGCCCGGGCGATGGCCGGCCGCCGCGCCTTCTGA
- the dnaX gene encoding DNA polymerase III subunit gamma/tau: MPEYQSLYRKYRSQTFADLVGQDAASRALQGAIVSSRVAHAYLFSGSRGTGKTSAARLLAKALNCTGRARDSAEPCNQCQSCVEMTAGSALDLIEIDAASNRGIDEIRDLREKVNLAPALGPFKVYIIDEAHMLTEPAFNALLKTLEEPPAHVVFVLCTTDAQKIPLTVIGRCQQFVFRRHGEDQIVGRLTHIAKSEGVRVDAEAMLLIARTAQGSMRDAVGLLDQLVPLATGASGGISPLEGAADRAPGVPPSPITLEAARSLLGIADPRLLDSLLDDVLAGRAAEALAELNRVYSAGAELRQVVRGLMEGGRDRLVASLSRRDQATARRLSGVLDALLHLDGEVRRHAEPRLLVEATLARLAVELGATEQPVTSTPSRDAELPTSPAPRPPAQPRAEAQAPPPVVSSTPGGGDAEAPPVSVSPGPQDTGSIAGWSGVLEKLNRTVRAAYLDAQPEVAGSNLILWFRYGFHHKKAQEQSAQLAPHVRAWLGDQVKVEYRLRDAGLEPAKAGPKAPASPEDDPFVREVVRRFDGRVTRVKEVSE; the protein is encoded by the coding sequence ATGCCTGAATATCAGAGCCTCTACCGCAAGTACCGCTCGCAGACCTTCGCCGACCTGGTCGGCCAGGATGCCGCCTCGCGGGCGCTGCAGGGCGCGATCGTCAGCTCGCGCGTGGCGCACGCGTACCTGTTCAGCGGCAGCCGGGGGACGGGCAAGACGTCCGCGGCCCGGCTGCTGGCGAAGGCGCTCAACTGCACCGGCCGCGCGCGGGATTCAGCCGAGCCTTGCAACCAATGCCAGTCGTGCGTCGAGATGACGGCGGGTTCGGCACTCGACCTGATCGAGATCGACGCGGCCTCCAACCGCGGCATCGACGAGATCCGCGACCTGCGCGAGAAGGTGAACCTCGCCCCGGCTCTCGGGCCGTTCAAGGTCTACATCATCGACGAGGCTCACATGCTCACCGAGCCCGCTTTCAACGCGCTGCTGAAAACGCTTGAGGAGCCGCCCGCGCACGTGGTGTTCGTGCTGTGCACGACCGACGCGCAAAAGATCCCGCTCACCGTCATCGGGCGTTGCCAGCAGTTCGTCTTCCGCCGCCACGGCGAGGATCAGATCGTCGGGCGCCTCACGCACATCGCCAAGTCCGAAGGGGTGCGGGTCGATGCCGAAGCGATGCTGCTGATCGCACGTACCGCCCAGGGTTCGATGCGCGATGCCGTCGGTCTGCTCGACCAGCTGGTGCCCCTGGCGACAGGCGCGAGCGGGGGAATCTCCCCCCTCGAGGGCGCCGCGGATCGCGCGCCCGGCGTCCCGCCTTCGCCCATCACCCTGGAGGCGGCTCGCTCGCTGCTCGGCATCGCCGATCCACGCCTCCTGGATTCCCTGCTGGACGACGTGCTCGCCGGGCGCGCGGCGGAGGCGCTGGCGGAGCTGAATCGCGTCTACTCGGCCGGCGCTGAGCTCAGGCAGGTGGTGCGGGGCCTGATGGAAGGCGGCCGCGACCGGCTCGTCGCCTCGCTCTCCAGGCGTGACCAGGCGACGGCCCGGCGGCTGTCGGGCGTGCTCGACGCGCTGCTTCATCTCGACGGTGAGGTGCGGCGCCATGCCGAGCCACGGCTCCTGGTCGAGGCGACGCTGGCGCGCCTGGCGGTTGAGCTCGGCGCCACCGAACAGCCGGTCACCTCGACTCCGAGCCGCGATGCCGAGCTCCCCACCTCGCCGGCGCCAAGACCGCCGGCGCAGCCGCGAGCGGAGGCCCAGGCGCCCCCACCCGTAGTGAGCTCCACGCCGGGGGGTGGGGACGCCGAAGCGCCCCCGGTGTCGGTGAGCCCCGGACCGCAGGACACCGGGAGCATCGCCGGCTGGAGCGGGGTCCTCGAGAAGCTGAACCGCACGGTGCGCGCCGCCTACCTCGACGCCCAACCAGAGGTCGCCGGGTCGAATCTGATCCTGTGGTTTCGATACGGGTTTCATCACAAGAAGGCGCAGGAGCAGTCGGCGCAGCTGGCGCCGCACGTGCGGGCTTGGTTGGGAGACCAGGTGAAGGTCGAGTACCGGTTGAGAGATGCCGGCCTTGAGCCGGCGAAGGCGGGCCCGAAAGCGCCCGCGAGCCCTGAAGACGACCCCTTCGTGCGGGAGGTCGTGCGTAGGTTTGACGGCCGCGTGACACGAGTCAAGGAGGTCTCGGAGTGA
- a CDS encoding CDP-alcohol phosphatidyltransferase family protein — protein sequence MRCRRPARRQAHRRDRAHRRDRALRPRLTRLCAVRLNRAGIAGGIFHLALGLAWVFGAGPPGPAWLLVAWFVAVALVGSFIPGAANQISLTRAHLAAPALAYSLAPGRLGLIAVVVAIAGLSDLVDGTIARRLARPSSLGGALDPVVDGVFMGAVALGLAAGGAFPPWLALVVVTRYLVPVLAGGVLIALGRQPELRHTLTGQVSTTLILILLGGISLFRGLDQDSSGLVSAGEVVISISTAATFAHLAWASRRPVAAPEPG from the coding sequence CGCCAAGCCCATCGCCGGGACCGAGCCCATCGCCGGGACCGAGCCCTTCGCCCACGCCTCACTAGGCTATGCGCCGTGCGGCTCAACCGGGCCGGGATTGCCGGCGGCATCTTCCATCTGGCGCTGGGCCTGGCCTGGGTGTTCGGCGCCGGTCCGCCAGGGCCGGCCTGGCTGCTGGTCGCCTGGTTCGTCGCCGTGGCCCTGGTCGGATCGTTCATCCCGGGTGCGGCCAACCAGATTTCGCTGACGCGGGCGCATCTGGCCGCGCCGGCGCTGGCCTACTCGCTGGCGCCCGGGCGGCTCGGGCTGATCGCGGTGGTGGTGGCGATCGCCGGCCTAAGCGACCTGGTCGACGGCACGATCGCGCGGCGGCTCGCCCGTCCGTCCTCGCTTGGTGGGGCGCTGGACCCGGTCGTCGACGGCGTGTTCATGGGCGCGGTGGCGCTCGGCCTGGCCGCCGGTGGGGCGTTTCCGCCGTGGCTCGCCCTGGTGGTCGTCACGCGGTACCTGGTGCCGGTGCTGGCCGGCGGCGTGCTGATCGCCCTGGGCCGGCAGCCTGAGCTGCGTCACACGCTGACCGGGCAGGTCTCGACCACGCTCATCCTCATCCTGCTGGGCGGCATCAGTCTTTTCCGGGGCCTGGACCAGGACTCCAGCGGGCTGGTGTCCGCCGGCGAGGTGGTCATCTCGATCTCCACCGCGGCGACGTTCGCGCACCTGGCGTGGGCTTCGCGGCGGCCGGTCGCCGCCCCCGAGCCGGGTTGA